GATTCATGCCAATAGCAAACGTGATCAGAATCATGCGCAGGATCCTTCCTCCGCATGCCAAGATATCGGATGACTCTAAAGAGACCATCCAAGAATGTGTGTCTGAGTTCATAAGCTTCATCACGGGTGAAGCCAACGAGCGTTGCCAGCGTGAGCAGCGGAAGACCATCACTGCTGAGGACGTTCTTTGGGCCATGAGCAAGCTTGGTTTTGATGACTACATTGAACCCTTGACTTTATACTTGCATCGTTATCGTGAGTTTGATGGTGGTGAGCGTGGATCTTTGAGAGGGGAGCCTTTGCTGATGAAGCGGCCAATGATTGATCCTGGTTCAGCCAGCATGACGACCATGGCACCCTATCAGCTGCCTCCTTTTCCAATGGCTCATCACCATGGATACTTTGCGTATCCACCACCGACGGGGAAAGGTTATATGCAGATGGATGCATCAAATGGAAGCTCTTCTCATGGTGCAGTGGCTACTGTGGAAAATGATGTTGAGTCTCTTGCGGAGGGGGGTAAGGAGTAAGTGTCTCTGCTGAAGGAAGCTGTTGAAATTTCAAGAGCAGAGAAGAAAACAGACCGTCTTTTCTCTCAATCTTGTTGGGATGTTACCTAATTTAGGATCTTTTGACAATCTTAGATTAGTTCTTTGCAAAGTTTAGTGGTACTTCTTTTGAACAAATCGAACCAAACGGTGGCTTCCATTTTGCTTTTTGTATATTTTGCTGCCTGTCTATTTTGAGTATTTGGTTCATGATTGCCTGCGCCTTGTATATCTTTTGATGCAAAATGTTCGAACCCAATCAAACACCAAGTATTTTGTTCACAAGTCTAGGCTTACATTACAGTGATAAAGGACTCGAACATTAAACGGACCAATAGAGTTGCATCAAGTGGTTAAAGTAACAAGCCAAATCCGTATAGTACATATAACCTTCTGGTCTTAATCAATTTGCTGGAATGGATTGCACAGGGCAAAGTTTTTTTGCAGGAACAACTCTTAGCATAGCACGGACTCTATTTTGATCAAATCTACTAGACAAAAAGCATATCATCTGTTTGTCATCTCAAGTTTGCCAAAGGCAAAATACAACAAAACTATCCTTTCCAACATGCTTATGTACCCAAAAGATGAGCTGCACGaggaagaaataaaaaataatgcCAAGACATTCTCAACAAGGTAATTTCACCTTAAATTGCCTTCTCTCCAGGACATGCTCTGGAGAACAAGATGATACCCAAAGACTGTCCTGATTGGATCTAGGGGGAAGCTTTTGAAACTTCAACTCTCAATGCACTGTCTTTTCAACTCGTGATCATCTTTCCCTTCAGTCTCTTCTTCCCGTTCAATATCATGTCTTTTAAACAGGTGATCATCTTTCCCTTCATTCTTTTCTACCCGTTCAATATCATTATCACCCTCTTCGGATTCAGCCTCACATCTTTTCCTTTGTGGAATCACGTCAAAGAATGAAGTTTTCCAGTCTCCTGTCTCCAAGTATTTCAGAAGTATCTCTACCACTTGATTGACGGTAAGGACCTGCATCAGAAAAATACATGTTAGGACAAACAGAGGCTTTTCATAATGTGATCTACACTAACCAATAGTAGCACCACTGGCCACAAAAAATTTATTGGCAAAGAAAAGAGAATACCAATTGACCATGTTACCAGTCTAACACAAAAAAATAACGCAGAATCTGTTCTCTCAAGATGCAAATTGCAATAATCTGGTGCATATCTGTTCCCTCAAGTTGCAAGAGACACGTGATACACCAAACCTTTATATACACTCTACTGAAATGCTCAATGCCATCATATCTTTTAATGTTTGCATTAGTCCTCTCTTTTACATACAACATATGATCAGTGTAGAAACAGTTTCTACTAGCGTAACAAAATCCATTCTATAAAATTAGATCATGCAATAATGTGCATCCAGAATCAGAGCAAAGCAAaggttaaaaatattttaaaaaattaaatgaaATCAAGTTGAGATATATTGGTAGTCTAAGTACATGAAGAAGGCAACTATACacctttaataatatttattaagtAA
This sequence is a window from Nicotiana tomentosiformis chromosome 5, ASM39032v3, whole genome shotgun sequence. Protein-coding genes within it:
- the LOC104104959 gene encoding nuclear transcription factor Y subunit B-6, which translates into the protein MDNLGGGNGNGGFHGYRRFPQPTAATEMSMGLSAHLNQATAANTNNNATNNSEQDSECTIREQDRFMPIANVIRIMRRILPPHAKISDDSKETIQECVSEFISFITGEANERCQREQRKTITAEDVLWAMSKLGFDDYIEPLTLYLHRYREFDGGERGSLRGEPLLMKRPMIDPGSASMTTMAPYQLPPFPMAHHHGYFAYPPPTGKGYMQMDASNGSSSHGAVATVENDVESLAEGGKE